The sequence below is a genomic window from Longimicrobiales bacterium.
GCAACGGGTGGGGCGGATGACGTCTCAGCCGTGATGAAGCGGAGACCTCACGGGAGGGATGACGTGGGCTGCGGGACCGCGCGCCGGCTACGGCTCATGCAGTGGAATCGATCAGTGCACGACCGAGTCCGCCCCAGATCGTCGGCGGCGCCAGCTCCACGCTGTTCCCTGCGGGATCACGCAGGTACATTGATGCACCGCCTTCGTCCCAGTCGATCTCTCGCTCGATCTCGATTCCGTGCCGGTGCAGGTGTTCGCGCCAGACACTGCGCTCATGGTCCTCGATGACGAACGCAATGTGACCGGCGCCGACGGTGCCATGCTCCGGAATAGGCCCCTTTTCGCGTGTCAGAGACGGGTCGAACAGCAGCAGCGTCGCATGACCGCAGCGCAGCGCAGTGAGTCGATCACCCGCACGGCGGATCACCTCCAGCCCGAACACATCACCGTAGAAGCGTTCCAGCGCGACGATGTCGGCACCATACAGAGCGAACTCGAGCAGTC
It includes:
- a CDS encoding VOC family protein: MESLAHPRLPVRGLLEFALYGADIVALERFYGDVFGLEVIRRAGDRLTALRCGHATLLLFDPSLTREKGPIPEHGTVGAGHIAFVIEDHERSVWREHLHRHGIEIEREIDWDEGGASMYLRDPAGNSVELAPPTIWGGLGRALIDSTA